The following coding sequences lie in one Zingiber officinale cultivar Zhangliang chromosome 2B, Zo_v1.1, whole genome shotgun sequence genomic window:
- the LOC122045972 gene encoding uncharacterized protein LOC122045972 isoform X1 has translation MASSLMCPSSPNSLRLRLGFRCRDSYSSFLRVRFRPSNRRLVVSFVSGESEGGGGAGWAWNVSDASLDAFAGWSDAGSGAEESKKKKGIRDVMGLTLVGSLFAAGVAFTTLVYINKNLSGTKNRVDPSKEFTTSYDTRTEGDQVSNDFDVILTEKDGMTSNFHEDNETGTSKDLPLKYVSGDISESSYDYVQKLESTLLENVRSVGGSLSLNDVEMVKDADQNNFLQSPITDCTNCPVVPDISEQVLLEKLVKSDLDIIEEQMLEYDSVSVSKGHNLGASGFSAAYSVPLSTYVCQKKQPNSECDNEIDRSSFIKPLLPEKSFSLSGIPAPLDPAVQQVLPGKVLVPAIIDQVQGQALAALQVLKIIEVDAQQGDICSRREYARWLVSASNVFARSAFSKVYPAMYIENVTELAFDDVTPEDPDFPSIQGLAEAGLISSKLSKQGSVNKCDDCNLFSPECPVSRQDLVSWKLALEKRQLLKVDKNKLYQSTGYIDIDKINPDAWPALLADFSAGEQGITALAFGYTRLFQPEKPVTKAQAAIAIATGDAAEVVGEELARIEAESLAEIAVNAHTDLVSQVEKDINASFEKELARERQKTKALEKLAEEARLELDRLRKQKEEEKYALQRSHAAVESEMEFIARLKHEVEEQLESLISKKLEMASERDRMNQLHKELESENQVIARLQYELEVERKALSMTRVWAEEEAKRAREHMRALEEARQRWERHGIKVIVDGDLQDDASIITTWLTAAEQPPVNEAIGRGENLRMKLKEMAAEMKLRSSLVIDKISQKILALISALKLQVAKASEQVIKIQNAGVSKAAVMMNDLKENASGINTVIGHRARRVVEDCKGSVGKITQKFKA, from the exons ATGgcatcatccttgatgtgcccgtCGTCCCCCAACTCTCTCCGCCTCAGACTCGGCTTCCGCTGCCGCGACTCCTACTCCTCCTTCCTCCGAGTTCGTTTCCGCCCTTCTAATCGTCGCCTCGTGGTATCTTTCGTTTCCGGAGAGTCGGAAGGGGGTGGAGGCGCAGGGTGGGCTTGGAATGTATCTGATGCCTCGCTAGATGCTTTCGCCGGTTGGTCCGACGCGGGGAGCGGCGCAGAAGAGTCCAAGAAAAAGAAGGGGATTCGAG ATGTGATGGGATTAACACTAGTTGGATCTCTCTTTGCTGCTGGAGTTGCATTCACAACATTAGTTTATATCAATAAAAATCTGTCTG GGACCAAGAATCGAGTGGATCCATCAAAGGAGTTCACGACTTCGTATGATACAAGGACAGAAGGTGATCAAGTTAGCAACGATTTTGATGTGATTTTGACTGAAAAAGATGGCATGACCAGTAACTTCCATGAAGACAATGAGACAGGTACAAGCAAAGATTTGCCTCTTAAATATGTTTCTGGAGATATTAGTGAGAGCAGCTATGATTACGTGCAGAAATTGGAAAGTACATTGTTAGAAAATGTTAGATCTGTTGGGGGATCTCTAAGTCTAAATGATGTAGAAATGGTGAAAGATGCCGATCAGAATAACTTTCTGCAGTCACCCATAACGGACTGCACTAATTGTCCAGTTGTGCCAGACATTAGTGAACAAGTTTTACTAGAAAAGCTTGTCAAATCAGATCTTGATATTATCGAAGAACAGATGCTCGAGTATGATTCAGTTAGTGTTTCAAAAGGACATAACTTAGGTGCCAGTGGCTTTTCTGCTGCATATTCTGTACCATTATCTACATATGTGTGTCAAAAAAAACAACCTAATTCAGAGTGTGACAATGAAATTGATAGATCTTCATTTATTAAGCCACTTTTACCTGAGAAATCTTTCTCCCTTTCTGGTATACCTGCTCCTCTCGATCCTGCAGTTCAACAGGTACTCCCTGGAAAGGTTTTGGTTCCTGCAATTATTGATCAGGTTCAGGGGCAAGCGCTTGCAGCATTGCAGGTTTTGAAG ATCATTGAGGTTGATGCTCAACAAGGTGATATTTGTTCTCGACGTGAGTATGCTCGTTGGCTGGTATCTGCAAGCAATGTCTTTGCAAG GAGTGCTTTTTCAAAAGTGTATCCAGCAATGTACATAGAAAATGTGACTGAGCTTGCATTTGATGACGTGACACCAGAAGATCCTGATTTTCCTTCTATTCAAG GCTTGGCTGAAGCTGGACTGATTTCTAGCAAGCTGTCAAAACAAGGCTCTGTCAATAAATGTGATGACTGTAATCTTTTCTCTCCTGAATG CCCTGTTTCACGTCAGGATCTTGTTAGCTGGAAGCTGGCATTAGAAAAGCGGCAACTTCTGAAAGTTGACAAAAAT AAATTGTACCAGTCCACTGGTTATATAGACATTGACAAGATAAATCCAGATGCTTGGCCTGCTTTGTTAGCCGACTTTTCAGCAGGAGAACAAGGAATCACTGCTCTTGCTTTCG GTTATACTAGATTATTTCAACCTGAGAAACCTGTGACAAAAGCACAAGCTGCCATTGCGATTGCAACTGGTGATGCTGCTGAGGTTGTTGGCGAGGAGCTTGCTCGTATTGAAGCAGAATCATTGGCAGAAATTGCTGTGAATGCTCATACTGATTTGGTGTCACAAGTGGAAAAAGATATTAATGCCAGCTTTGAGAAAGAACTTGCCAGGGAAAGGCAGAAGACAAAGGCCTTGGAGAAGTTGGCGGAAGAGGCAAGGCTGGAATTGGATAGACTAAGGAAGCAGAAAGAGGAGGAAAAATACGCTTTGCAAAGGAGTCATGCTGCTGTTGAGTCTGAAATGGAATTCATTGCAAGGCTAAAACATGAGGTGGAAGAACAATTAGAGAGCCTAATAAGTAAGAAGCTGGAGATGGCTTCTGAGAGGGATAGAATGAACCAACTTCACAAGGAATTAGAAAGCGAGAACCAGGTCATTGCTAGGTTACAGTATGAGCTGGAAGTTGAGAGAAAGGCTTTGTCCATGACCAG GGTATGGGCAGAGGAAGAGGCAAAACGAGCAAGAGAGCACATGAGAGCTTTGGAGGAAGCAAGGCAGCGGTGGGAAAGGCATGGCATCAAAGTCATAGTAGATGGAGACCTCCAAGATGATGCATCCATTATTACTACATGGCTTACTGCTGCAGAACAACCACCCGTCAATGAGGCCATTGGTCGAGGAGAGaatttgaggatgaagttgaaagAAATGGCTGCTGAGATGAAACTTCGATCTTCACTTGTTATTGACAAAATCAGCCAGAAGATTCTTGCTTTAATTTCAGCTTTGAAGCTGCAAGTCGCAAAGGCCTCTGAACAAGTTATCAAGATCCAGAATGCTGGAGTTTCTAAAGCTGCAGTTATGATGAATGATTTGAAGGAGAATGCATCAGGGATCAACACAGTTATCGGCCATAGAGCAAGGAGAGTTGTTGAGGACTGCAAAGGCAGTGTTGGAAAAATCACACAGAAATTCAAGGCATGA
- the LOC122045972 gene encoding uncharacterized protein LOC122045972 isoform X2, with translation MGLTLVGSLFAAGVAFTTLVYINKNLSGTKNRVDPSKEFTTSYDTRTEGDQVSNDFDVILTEKDGMTSNFHEDNETGTSKDLPLKYVSGDISESSYDYVQKLESTLLENVRSVGGSLSLNDVEMVKDADQNNFLQSPITDCTNCPVVPDISEQVLLEKLVKSDLDIIEEQMLEYDSVSVSKGHNLGASGFSAAYSVPLSTYVCQKKQPNSECDNEIDRSSFIKPLLPEKSFSLSGIPAPLDPAVQQVLPGKVLVPAIIDQVQGQALAALQVLKIIEVDAQQGDICSRREYARWLVSASNVFARSAFSKVYPAMYIENVTELAFDDVTPEDPDFPSIQGLAEAGLISSKLSKQGSVNKCDDCNLFSPECPVSRQDLVSWKLALEKRQLLKVDKNKLYQSTGYIDIDKINPDAWPALLADFSAGEQGITALAFGYTRLFQPEKPVTKAQAAIAIATGDAAEVVGEELARIEAESLAEIAVNAHTDLVSQVEKDINASFEKELARERQKTKALEKLAEEARLELDRLRKQKEEEKYALQRSHAAVESEMEFIARLKHEVEEQLESLISKKLEMASERDRMNQLHKELESENQVIARLQYELEVERKALSMTRVWAEEEAKRAREHMRALEEARQRWERHGIKVIVDGDLQDDASIITTWLTAAEQPPVNEAIGRGENLRMKLKEMAAEMKLRSSLVIDKISQKILALISALKLQVAKASEQVIKIQNAGVSKAAVMMNDLKENASGINTVIGHRARRVVEDCKGSVGKITQKFKA, from the exons ATGGGATTAACACTAGTTGGATCTCTCTTTGCTGCTGGAGTTGCATTCACAACATTAGTTTATATCAATAAAAATCTGTCTG GGACCAAGAATCGAGTGGATCCATCAAAGGAGTTCACGACTTCGTATGATACAAGGACAGAAGGTGATCAAGTTAGCAACGATTTTGATGTGATTTTGACTGAAAAAGATGGCATGACCAGTAACTTCCATGAAGACAATGAGACAGGTACAAGCAAAGATTTGCCTCTTAAATATGTTTCTGGAGATATTAGTGAGAGCAGCTATGATTACGTGCAGAAATTGGAAAGTACATTGTTAGAAAATGTTAGATCTGTTGGGGGATCTCTAAGTCTAAATGATGTAGAAATGGTGAAAGATGCCGATCAGAATAACTTTCTGCAGTCACCCATAACGGACTGCACTAATTGTCCAGTTGTGCCAGACATTAGTGAACAAGTTTTACTAGAAAAGCTTGTCAAATCAGATCTTGATATTATCGAAGAACAGATGCTCGAGTATGATTCAGTTAGTGTTTCAAAAGGACATAACTTAGGTGCCAGTGGCTTTTCTGCTGCATATTCTGTACCATTATCTACATATGTGTGTCAAAAAAAACAACCTAATTCAGAGTGTGACAATGAAATTGATAGATCTTCATTTATTAAGCCACTTTTACCTGAGAAATCTTTCTCCCTTTCTGGTATACCTGCTCCTCTCGATCCTGCAGTTCAACAGGTACTCCCTGGAAAGGTTTTGGTTCCTGCAATTATTGATCAGGTTCAGGGGCAAGCGCTTGCAGCATTGCAGGTTTTGAAG ATCATTGAGGTTGATGCTCAACAAGGTGATATTTGTTCTCGACGTGAGTATGCTCGTTGGCTGGTATCTGCAAGCAATGTCTTTGCAAG GAGTGCTTTTTCAAAAGTGTATCCAGCAATGTACATAGAAAATGTGACTGAGCTTGCATTTGATGACGTGACACCAGAAGATCCTGATTTTCCTTCTATTCAAG GCTTGGCTGAAGCTGGACTGATTTCTAGCAAGCTGTCAAAACAAGGCTCTGTCAATAAATGTGATGACTGTAATCTTTTCTCTCCTGAATG CCCTGTTTCACGTCAGGATCTTGTTAGCTGGAAGCTGGCATTAGAAAAGCGGCAACTTCTGAAAGTTGACAAAAAT AAATTGTACCAGTCCACTGGTTATATAGACATTGACAAGATAAATCCAGATGCTTGGCCTGCTTTGTTAGCCGACTTTTCAGCAGGAGAACAAGGAATCACTGCTCTTGCTTTCG GTTATACTAGATTATTTCAACCTGAGAAACCTGTGACAAAAGCACAAGCTGCCATTGCGATTGCAACTGGTGATGCTGCTGAGGTTGTTGGCGAGGAGCTTGCTCGTATTGAAGCAGAATCATTGGCAGAAATTGCTGTGAATGCTCATACTGATTTGGTGTCACAAGTGGAAAAAGATATTAATGCCAGCTTTGAGAAAGAACTTGCCAGGGAAAGGCAGAAGACAAAGGCCTTGGAGAAGTTGGCGGAAGAGGCAAGGCTGGAATTGGATAGACTAAGGAAGCAGAAAGAGGAGGAAAAATACGCTTTGCAAAGGAGTCATGCTGCTGTTGAGTCTGAAATGGAATTCATTGCAAGGCTAAAACATGAGGTGGAAGAACAATTAGAGAGCCTAATAAGTAAGAAGCTGGAGATGGCTTCTGAGAGGGATAGAATGAACCAACTTCACAAGGAATTAGAAAGCGAGAACCAGGTCATTGCTAGGTTACAGTATGAGCTGGAAGTTGAGAGAAAGGCTTTGTCCATGACCAG GGTATGGGCAGAGGAAGAGGCAAAACGAGCAAGAGAGCACATGAGAGCTTTGGAGGAAGCAAGGCAGCGGTGGGAAAGGCATGGCATCAAAGTCATAGTAGATGGAGACCTCCAAGATGATGCATCCATTATTACTACATGGCTTACTGCTGCAGAACAACCACCCGTCAATGAGGCCATTGGTCGAGGAGAGaatttgaggatgaagttgaaagAAATGGCTGCTGAGATGAAACTTCGATCTTCACTTGTTATTGACAAAATCAGCCAGAAGATTCTTGCTTTAATTTCAGCTTTGAAGCTGCAAGTCGCAAAGGCCTCTGAACAAGTTATCAAGATCCAGAATGCTGGAGTTTCTAAAGCTGCAGTTATGATGAATGATTTGAAGGAGAATGCATCAGGGATCAACACAGTTATCGGCCATAGAGCAAGGAGAGTTGTTGAGGACTGCAAAGGCAGTGTTGGAAAAATCACACAGAAATTCAAGGCATGA
- the LOC122045972 gene encoding uncharacterized protein LOC122045972 isoform X4: MASSLMCPSSPNSLRLRLGFRCRDSYSSFLRVRFRPSNRRLVVSFVSGESEGGGGAGWAWNVSDASLDAFAGWSDAGSGAEESKKKKGIRDVMGLTLVGSLFAAGVAFTTLVYINKNLSGTKNRVDPSKEFTTSYDTRTEGDQVSNDFDVILTEKDGMTSNFHEDNETVQQVLPGKVLVPAIIDQVQGQALAALQVLKIIEVDAQQGDICSRREYARWLVSASNVFARSAFSKVYPAMYIENVTELAFDDVTPEDPDFPSIQGLAEAGLISSKLSKQGSVNKCDDCNLFSPECPVSRQDLVSWKLALEKRQLLKVDKNKLYQSTGYIDIDKINPDAWPALLADFSAGEQGITALAFGYTRLFQPEKPVTKAQAAIAIATGDAAEVVGEELARIEAESLAEIAVNAHTDLVSQVEKDINASFEKELARERQKTKALEKLAEEARLELDRLRKQKEEEKYALQRSHAAVESEMEFIARLKHEVEEQLESLISKKLEMASERDRMNQLHKELESENQVIARLQYELEVERKALSMTRVWAEEEAKRAREHMRALEEARQRWERHGIKVIVDGDLQDDASIITTWLTAAEQPPVNEAIGRGENLRMKLKEMAAEMKLRSSLVIDKISQKILALISALKLQVAKASEQVIKIQNAGVSKAAVMMNDLKENASGINTVIGHRARRVVEDCKGSVGKITQKFKA; encoded by the exons ATGgcatcatccttgatgtgcccgtCGTCCCCCAACTCTCTCCGCCTCAGACTCGGCTTCCGCTGCCGCGACTCCTACTCCTCCTTCCTCCGAGTTCGTTTCCGCCCTTCTAATCGTCGCCTCGTGGTATCTTTCGTTTCCGGAGAGTCGGAAGGGGGTGGAGGCGCAGGGTGGGCTTGGAATGTATCTGATGCCTCGCTAGATGCTTTCGCCGGTTGGTCCGACGCGGGGAGCGGCGCAGAAGAGTCCAAGAAAAAGAAGGGGATTCGAG ATGTGATGGGATTAACACTAGTTGGATCTCTCTTTGCTGCTGGAGTTGCATTCACAACATTAGTTTATATCAATAAAAATCTGTCTG GGACCAAGAATCGAGTGGATCCATCAAAGGAGTTCACGACTTCGTATGATACAAGGACAGAAGGTGATCAAGTTAGCAACGATTTTGATGTGATTTTGACTGAAAAAGATGGCATGACCAGTAACTTCCATGAAGACAATGAGACAG TTCAACAGGTACTCCCTGGAAAGGTTTTGGTTCCTGCAATTATTGATCAGGTTCAGGGGCAAGCGCTTGCAGCATTGCAGGTTTTGAAG ATCATTGAGGTTGATGCTCAACAAGGTGATATTTGTTCTCGACGTGAGTATGCTCGTTGGCTGGTATCTGCAAGCAATGTCTTTGCAAG GAGTGCTTTTTCAAAAGTGTATCCAGCAATGTACATAGAAAATGTGACTGAGCTTGCATTTGATGACGTGACACCAGAAGATCCTGATTTTCCTTCTATTCAAG GCTTGGCTGAAGCTGGACTGATTTCTAGCAAGCTGTCAAAACAAGGCTCTGTCAATAAATGTGATGACTGTAATCTTTTCTCTCCTGAATG CCCTGTTTCACGTCAGGATCTTGTTAGCTGGAAGCTGGCATTAGAAAAGCGGCAACTTCTGAAAGTTGACAAAAAT AAATTGTACCAGTCCACTGGTTATATAGACATTGACAAGATAAATCCAGATGCTTGGCCTGCTTTGTTAGCCGACTTTTCAGCAGGAGAACAAGGAATCACTGCTCTTGCTTTCG GTTATACTAGATTATTTCAACCTGAGAAACCTGTGACAAAAGCACAAGCTGCCATTGCGATTGCAACTGGTGATGCTGCTGAGGTTGTTGGCGAGGAGCTTGCTCGTATTGAAGCAGAATCATTGGCAGAAATTGCTGTGAATGCTCATACTGATTTGGTGTCACAAGTGGAAAAAGATATTAATGCCAGCTTTGAGAAAGAACTTGCCAGGGAAAGGCAGAAGACAAAGGCCTTGGAGAAGTTGGCGGAAGAGGCAAGGCTGGAATTGGATAGACTAAGGAAGCAGAAAGAGGAGGAAAAATACGCTTTGCAAAGGAGTCATGCTGCTGTTGAGTCTGAAATGGAATTCATTGCAAGGCTAAAACATGAGGTGGAAGAACAATTAGAGAGCCTAATAAGTAAGAAGCTGGAGATGGCTTCTGAGAGGGATAGAATGAACCAACTTCACAAGGAATTAGAAAGCGAGAACCAGGTCATTGCTAGGTTACAGTATGAGCTGGAAGTTGAGAGAAAGGCTTTGTCCATGACCAG GGTATGGGCAGAGGAAGAGGCAAAACGAGCAAGAGAGCACATGAGAGCTTTGGAGGAAGCAAGGCAGCGGTGGGAAAGGCATGGCATCAAAGTCATAGTAGATGGAGACCTCCAAGATGATGCATCCATTATTACTACATGGCTTACTGCTGCAGAACAACCACCCGTCAATGAGGCCATTGGTCGAGGAGAGaatttgaggatgaagttgaaagAAATGGCTGCTGAGATGAAACTTCGATCTTCACTTGTTATTGACAAAATCAGCCAGAAGATTCTTGCTTTAATTTCAGCTTTGAAGCTGCAAGTCGCAAAGGCCTCTGAACAAGTTATCAAGATCCAGAATGCTGGAGTTTCTAAAGCTGCAGTTATGATGAATGATTTGAAGGAGAATGCATCAGGGATCAACACAGTTATCGGCCATAGAGCAAGGAGAGTTGTTGAGGACTGCAAAGGCAGTGTTGGAAAAATCACACAGAAATTCAAGGCATGA
- the LOC122045972 gene encoding uncharacterized protein LOC122045972 isoform X6 produces the protein MASSLMCPSSPNSLRLRLGFRCRDSYSSFLRVRFRPSNRRLVVSFVSGESEGGGGAGWAWNVSDASLDAFAGWSDAGSGAEESKKKKGIRDVMGLTLVGSLFAAGVAFTTLVYINKNLSGTKNRVDPSKEFTTSYDTRTEGDQVSNDFDVILTEKDGMTSNFHEDNETVQQVLPGKVLVPAIIDQVQGQALAALQVLKIIEVDAQQGDICSRREYARWLVSASNVFARSAFSKVYPAMYIENVTELAFDDVTPEDPDFPSIQGLAEAGLISSKLSKQGSVNKCDDCNLFSPECPVSRQDLVSWKLALEKRQLLKVDKNKLYQSTGYIDIDKINPDAWPALLADFSAGEQGITALAFGYTRLFQPEKPVTKAQAAIAIATGDAAEVVGEELARIEAESLAEIAVNAHTDLVSQVEKDINASFEKELARERQKTKALEKLAEEARLELDRLRKQKEEEKYALQRSHAAVESEMEFIARLKHEVEEQLESLISKKLEMASERDRMNQLHKELESENQVIARLQYELEVERKALSMTRGNTGSDHNLNAISSPGYGQRKRQNEQEST, from the exons ATGgcatcatccttgatgtgcccgtCGTCCCCCAACTCTCTCCGCCTCAGACTCGGCTTCCGCTGCCGCGACTCCTACTCCTCCTTCCTCCGAGTTCGTTTCCGCCCTTCTAATCGTCGCCTCGTGGTATCTTTCGTTTCCGGAGAGTCGGAAGGGGGTGGAGGCGCAGGGTGGGCTTGGAATGTATCTGATGCCTCGCTAGATGCTTTCGCCGGTTGGTCCGACGCGGGGAGCGGCGCAGAAGAGTCCAAGAAAAAGAAGGGGATTCGAG ATGTGATGGGATTAACACTAGTTGGATCTCTCTTTGCTGCTGGAGTTGCATTCACAACATTAGTTTATATCAATAAAAATCTGTCTG GGACCAAGAATCGAGTGGATCCATCAAAGGAGTTCACGACTTCGTATGATACAAGGACAGAAGGTGATCAAGTTAGCAACGATTTTGATGTGATTTTGACTGAAAAAGATGGCATGACCAGTAACTTCCATGAAGACAATGAGACAG TTCAACAGGTACTCCCTGGAAAGGTTTTGGTTCCTGCAATTATTGATCAGGTTCAGGGGCAAGCGCTTGCAGCATTGCAGGTTTTGAAG ATCATTGAGGTTGATGCTCAACAAGGTGATATTTGTTCTCGACGTGAGTATGCTCGTTGGCTGGTATCTGCAAGCAATGTCTTTGCAAG GAGTGCTTTTTCAAAAGTGTATCCAGCAATGTACATAGAAAATGTGACTGAGCTTGCATTTGATGACGTGACACCAGAAGATCCTGATTTTCCTTCTATTCAAG GCTTGGCTGAAGCTGGACTGATTTCTAGCAAGCTGTCAAAACAAGGCTCTGTCAATAAATGTGATGACTGTAATCTTTTCTCTCCTGAATG CCCTGTTTCACGTCAGGATCTTGTTAGCTGGAAGCTGGCATTAGAAAAGCGGCAACTTCTGAAAGTTGACAAAAAT AAATTGTACCAGTCCACTGGTTATATAGACATTGACAAGATAAATCCAGATGCTTGGCCTGCTTTGTTAGCCGACTTTTCAGCAGGAGAACAAGGAATCACTGCTCTTGCTTTCG GTTATACTAGATTATTTCAACCTGAGAAACCTGTGACAAAAGCACAAGCTGCCATTGCGATTGCAACTGGTGATGCTGCTGAGGTTGTTGGCGAGGAGCTTGCTCGTATTGAAGCAGAATCATTGGCAGAAATTGCTGTGAATGCTCATACTGATTTGGTGTCACAAGTGGAAAAAGATATTAATGCCAGCTTTGAGAAAGAACTTGCCAGGGAAAGGCAGAAGACAAAGGCCTTGGAGAAGTTGGCGGAAGAGGCAAGGCTGGAATTGGATAGACTAAGGAAGCAGAAAGAGGAGGAAAAATACGCTTTGCAAAGGAGTCATGCTGCTGTTGAGTCTGAAATGGAATTCATTGCAAGGCTAAAACATGAGGTGGAAGAACAATTAGAGAGCCTAATAAGTAAGAAGCTGGAGATGGCTTCTGAGAGGGATAGAATGAACCAACTTCACAAGGAATTAGAAAGCGAGAACCAGGTCATTGCTAGGTTACAGTATGAGCTGGAAGTTGAGAGAAAGGCTTTGTCCATGACCAG GGGGAATACTGGATCAGATCACAATCTAAATGCTATTAGTTCTCCAGGGTATGGGCAGAGGAAGAGGCAAAACGAGCAAGAGAGCACATGA
- the LOC122045972 gene encoding uncharacterized protein LOC122045972 isoform X3, with product MASSLMCPSSPNSLRLRLGFRCRDSYSSFLRVRFRPSNRRLVVSFVSGESEGGGGAGWAWNVSDASLDAFAGWSDAGSGAEESKKKKGIRDVMGLTLVGSLFAAGVAFTTLVYINKNLSGTKNRVDPSKEFTTSYDTRTEGDQVSNDFDVILTEKDGMTSNFHEDNETGTSKDLPLKYVSGDISESSYDYVQKLESTLLENVRSVGGSLSLNDVEMVKDADQNNFLQSPITDCTNCPVVPDISEQVLLEKLVKSDLDIIEEQMLEYDSVSVSKGHNLGASGFSAAYSVPLSTYVCQKKQPNSECDNEIDRSSFIKPLLPEKSFSLSGIPAPLDPAVQQVLPGKVLVPAIIDQVQGQALAALQVLKIIEVDAQQGDICSRREYARWLVSASNVFARSAFSKVYPAMYIENVTELAFDDVTPEDPDFPSIQGLAEAGLISSKLSKQGSVNKCDDCNLFSPECPVSRQDLVSWKLALEKRQLLKVDKNKLYQSTGYIDIDKINPDAWPALLADFSAGEQGITALAFGYTRLFQPEKPVTKAQAAIAIATGDAAEVVGEELARIEAESLAEIAVNAHTDLVSQVEKDINASFEKELARERQKTKALEKLAEEARLELDRLRKQKEEEKYALQRSHAAVESEMEFIARLKHEVEEQLESLISKKLEMASERDRMNQLHKELESENQVIARLQYELEVERKALSMTRGNTGSDHNLNAISSPGYGQRKRQNEQEST from the exons ATGgcatcatccttgatgtgcccgtCGTCCCCCAACTCTCTCCGCCTCAGACTCGGCTTCCGCTGCCGCGACTCCTACTCCTCCTTCCTCCGAGTTCGTTTCCGCCCTTCTAATCGTCGCCTCGTGGTATCTTTCGTTTCCGGAGAGTCGGAAGGGGGTGGAGGCGCAGGGTGGGCTTGGAATGTATCTGATGCCTCGCTAGATGCTTTCGCCGGTTGGTCCGACGCGGGGAGCGGCGCAGAAGAGTCCAAGAAAAAGAAGGGGATTCGAG ATGTGATGGGATTAACACTAGTTGGATCTCTCTTTGCTGCTGGAGTTGCATTCACAACATTAGTTTATATCAATAAAAATCTGTCTG GGACCAAGAATCGAGTGGATCCATCAAAGGAGTTCACGACTTCGTATGATACAAGGACAGAAGGTGATCAAGTTAGCAACGATTTTGATGTGATTTTGACTGAAAAAGATGGCATGACCAGTAACTTCCATGAAGACAATGAGACAGGTACAAGCAAAGATTTGCCTCTTAAATATGTTTCTGGAGATATTAGTGAGAGCAGCTATGATTACGTGCAGAAATTGGAAAGTACATTGTTAGAAAATGTTAGATCTGTTGGGGGATCTCTAAGTCTAAATGATGTAGAAATGGTGAAAGATGCCGATCAGAATAACTTTCTGCAGTCACCCATAACGGACTGCACTAATTGTCCAGTTGTGCCAGACATTAGTGAACAAGTTTTACTAGAAAAGCTTGTCAAATCAGATCTTGATATTATCGAAGAACAGATGCTCGAGTATGATTCAGTTAGTGTTTCAAAAGGACATAACTTAGGTGCCAGTGGCTTTTCTGCTGCATATTCTGTACCATTATCTACATATGTGTGTCAAAAAAAACAACCTAATTCAGAGTGTGACAATGAAATTGATAGATCTTCATTTATTAAGCCACTTTTACCTGAGAAATCTTTCTCCCTTTCTGGTATACCTGCTCCTCTCGATCCTGCAGTTCAACAGGTACTCCCTGGAAAGGTTTTGGTTCCTGCAATTATTGATCAGGTTCAGGGGCAAGCGCTTGCAGCATTGCAGGTTTTGAAG ATCATTGAGGTTGATGCTCAACAAGGTGATATTTGTTCTCGACGTGAGTATGCTCGTTGGCTGGTATCTGCAAGCAATGTCTTTGCAAG GAGTGCTTTTTCAAAAGTGTATCCAGCAATGTACATAGAAAATGTGACTGAGCTTGCATTTGATGACGTGACACCAGAAGATCCTGATTTTCCTTCTATTCAAG GCTTGGCTGAAGCTGGACTGATTTCTAGCAAGCTGTCAAAACAAGGCTCTGTCAATAAATGTGATGACTGTAATCTTTTCTCTCCTGAATG CCCTGTTTCACGTCAGGATCTTGTTAGCTGGAAGCTGGCATTAGAAAAGCGGCAACTTCTGAAAGTTGACAAAAAT AAATTGTACCAGTCCACTGGTTATATAGACATTGACAAGATAAATCCAGATGCTTGGCCTGCTTTGTTAGCCGACTTTTCAGCAGGAGAACAAGGAATCACTGCTCTTGCTTTCG GTTATACTAGATTATTTCAACCTGAGAAACCTGTGACAAAAGCACAAGCTGCCATTGCGATTGCAACTGGTGATGCTGCTGAGGTTGTTGGCGAGGAGCTTGCTCGTATTGAAGCAGAATCATTGGCAGAAATTGCTGTGAATGCTCATACTGATTTGGTGTCACAAGTGGAAAAAGATATTAATGCCAGCTTTGAGAAAGAACTTGCCAGGGAAAGGCAGAAGACAAAGGCCTTGGAGAAGTTGGCGGAAGAGGCAAGGCTGGAATTGGATAGACTAAGGAAGCAGAAAGAGGAGGAAAAATACGCTTTGCAAAGGAGTCATGCTGCTGTTGAGTCTGAAATGGAATTCATTGCAAGGCTAAAACATGAGGTGGAAGAACAATTAGAGAGCCTAATAAGTAAGAAGCTGGAGATGGCTTCTGAGAGGGATAGAATGAACCAACTTCACAAGGAATTAGAAAGCGAGAACCAGGTCATTGCTAGGTTACAGTATGAGCTGGAAGTTGAGAGAAAGGCTTTGTCCATGACCAG GGGGAATACTGGATCAGATCACAATCTAAATGCTATTAGTTCTCCAGGGTATGGGCAGAGGAAGAGGCAAAACGAGCAAGAGAGCACATGA